aatttttctatctTGTACTGGACCTCCAGCTCGCTAAGATTGCTTTCagaaaacacctccaactcctccactttaaacacaccctcagataaataATGTTCTGCTATTATCCTCGTcatatgtgctctcttcattgtcaatttcaccttttaccaatactcaacaactcaatcctactggcatcctctaatgcctcagaggttgagGCTTCCGGAAATCTATCAACATCTATTGATGCTGatattccacacacaaataaatcaaaagggatttccccaatgaaatcaataattaatcaatcaatatgCTCCCAAATCTGTTCATATCCAGGACACacccccaattttgttatgaatcgtaacgctttagaaacgaaccagcagcaatagatgaCACCTGAAGACTGTTTTTGATGATAAAAGGATCTTTATTAGAATCTAGTTATAATAcagtaacttaagcaagataatcagaagttatgtgtatatatgtgtgtaaatataacttccAAACTATTAAGcttgggggaaacaaggcttcAAGTCTTGATGTGTtagagtatgaaagttcagtataaccacagaataggtgatgagagagatatttgtaatccagggtaaatggcgagagaaggcaattacgtcgaATTCCACAGGCTCCACTGTGGTAAAACGAGACAACAGTCGCTGTAGATTTTATGCTtcatcgttccaaatccacatacaaattatcactgaaagtgacttgtcacaaggggtatcatcttcaagtgaattatCACATCAAACCCAgaaaagggttaacacataactggtcttcacaggatacgcCAAATCCGATCCACacctatggatcaaacgaggtgataaccacacattcgatatacggtgaatcgataattaacccacccttgtggtcacaggaaagttccaaacagtgaccctcagCCACTAGTTCCCCGGTTCCGATCCTTCCActtttcctccttcctctccGTCTGAGTGTCTCTGTCCTCAGTTAAAACAAAACAAGCTGTGAGCAAATTAAACaacctgcaagtcagactgaCTCACCATCCtaatttctgtctctctctctcttaaaatgacagtccacagcaaacaaaacctagggattcataataaCGAcctctccccattgtgaactgactggtgtgccagtagttgggatgactgagtgaatcctttcccaaatTATgaacagatgaacggcttctccccggtgtgaacttgctgatgtctctgtagggtggaagagcgagtgaatctcttcccgcattctgagcaggtaaacggcttctccccagtgtgaactcgctgatgagtctgtaggttggatgactgagtgaatcttttcccacagactgagcaggtgaacggcctctctccagtgtgaactcgctggtgactctgtagtgtggatgacttagtgaatcccttcccacagaatgaacaagtgaacggcttctccctaatgtgaactcgttggtgactctgtaggtcggatgaccgagtgaatctcttcccacagactgagcagatgaatggcctctccccagtgtgaactcgctgatgactcagtacggtggatgaatgagtgaatctcttcccacagtctgagcaggcgaatggcctctctccagtgtgaactcgctgatgactcagtaggttggataactgagtgaatcccttcccacattctgagcaggtgaatggcctctccccagtgtgaactcgctgatgtctctgtaggctggatgaatcaatgaatcccttcccacattctgagcaggtgaacggcctctccccagtgtgaactcgctggtgactcagtagggtggatgaatgagtgaatctcttcccacagtctgagcaggtgaatggcctctctccggtgtgaactcgctgatgactcagtagggtggatgactgtgtgaatctcttcccacagattgtgcaggtgaatggcctcacactagtgtgaactcgctgatgattctgtaggtggaataactgaatgaatcccttcccacattctgagcaggtgaatggcctctccccagtgtgaactcgctgatgtctccgtAGGCTGGATGAatcaatgaatcccttcccacattctgagcaggtgaacggcttctccccagtgtgaattcgctggtgtctctgtaggctggatgaatcaatgaa
Above is a window of Hypanus sabinus isolate sHypSab1 unplaced genomic scaffold, sHypSab1.hap1 scaffold_307, whole genome shotgun sequence DNA encoding:
- the LOC132388376 gene encoding gastrula zinc finger protein XlCGF26.1-like, with amino-acid sequence MAHQRVHTGDKPFTCSDCGKRFIHSSSLQRHQRVHTGEKPFICSECGKGFTDSSSLQRHQRVHTGEKPFTCSECGKRFTQSSTLQNHQRVHTGEKPFTCTICGKRFTQSSTLLSHQRVHTGERPFTCLDCGKRFTHSSTLLSHKQVHTGERPFTCSECGKGFIDSSSLQRHQRIHTGEKPFTCSECGKGFIDSSSLRRHQRVHTGERPFTCSECGKGFIQLFHLQNHQRVHTSVRPFTCTICGKRFTQSSTLLSHQRVHTGERPFTCSDCGKRFTHSSTLLSHQRVHTGERPFTCSECGKGFIDSSSLQRHQRVHTGERPFTCSECGKGFTQLSNLLSHQRVHTGERPFACSDCGKRFTHSSTVLSHQRVHTGERPFICSVCGKRFTRSSDLQSHQRVHIREKPFTCSFCGKGFTKSSTLQSHQRVHTGERPFTCSVCGKRFTQSSNLQTHQRVHTGEKPFTCSECGKRFTRSSTLQRHQQVHTGEKPFICS